In a single window of the Luteibacter rhizovicinus DSM 16549 genome:
- a CDS encoding acetyl-CoA C-acetyltransferase has translation MEKTQKRVGVVGGVRIPFCRNNTAYADVGNFGMSVKVLGSLVEKFGLHGTELGEVAMGAVIRHSSDWNLAREALLSSGLAPTTPGITTARACGTSLDNAIVIANKIAAGQIEAGIAGGSDTTSDVPIVYGQKLRKRLLALNRAKTLKEKFTVATRGFSLKELKPSFPGVAEPRTGKSMGDHCELMAKEWKVGRLEQDELALSSHKKLAAAYETGFFDDLVVPFRGLKRDGFLRGDSTLEKLSSLKPAFDKTTGQGTLTAGNSTGLSDGAAAVLLASDEWASNRGLSIQAYLTHAQISAVDFVHGEGLLMAPTVAVPRMLKQAGLTLQDFDFYEIHEAFAAQVLCTLRAWESDDYCRNRLGLDGPLGSIDPSKLNVYGSSLAAGHPFAATGARIVATLAKMLEQKGSGRGLISICTAGGMGVTAILERP, from the coding sequence ATGGAAAAGACGCAAAAGCGCGTGGGTGTGGTCGGCGGCGTCCGCATTCCCTTCTGCCGCAACAACACCGCCTATGCCGATGTCGGCAATTTCGGTATGTCGGTCAAGGTGCTGGGATCGTTGGTCGAGAAGTTCGGCCTGCACGGTACGGAGCTGGGTGAGGTCGCCATGGGCGCCGTCATCCGCCACTCCTCCGACTGGAACCTGGCCCGCGAGGCCCTGCTTTCGTCCGGCCTTGCGCCGACGACACCGGGCATCACCACGGCGCGCGCCTGCGGCACCTCGCTCGACAACGCGATCGTCATCGCCAACAAGATCGCCGCCGGGCAGATCGAGGCCGGTATCGCCGGCGGGTCGGACACCACCAGCGACGTTCCCATCGTCTACGGGCAGAAGCTGCGCAAGCGCCTGCTCGCGCTGAATCGCGCGAAGACGCTCAAGGAGAAGTTCACCGTCGCGACGCGCGGCTTCTCCCTGAAGGAATTGAAGCCCTCCTTCCCCGGCGTGGCCGAGCCCCGCACGGGCAAGTCCATGGGCGACCATTGCGAGCTGATGGCGAAGGAATGGAAGGTCGGCCGCCTCGAGCAGGATGAGCTCGCGCTCTCCAGCCACAAGAAGCTGGCTGCCGCTTATGAGACCGGCTTCTTCGACGATCTGGTCGTGCCGTTCCGTGGTCTCAAGCGTGACGGCTTCCTGCGTGGCGATTCCACGCTGGAGAAGCTGTCCTCGCTGAAGCCGGCGTTCGACAAGACCACCGGCCAGGGCACGCTCACCGCAGGCAACTCCACCGGCCTGTCCGATGGCGCCGCCGCCGTCCTGCTGGCCAGCGACGAGTGGGCGAGCAATCGTGGCCTTTCGATCCAGGCCTACCTCACGCACGCGCAGATTTCCGCCGTCGACTTCGTCCATGGCGAAGGCCTGTTGATGGCGCCGACCGTGGCCGTGCCCCGCATGCTTAAGCAGGCCGGGCTGACCTTGCAGGATTTCGACTTCTACGAGATCCACGAAGCCTTCGCGGCCCAGGTGCTGTGCACGCTGCGTGCATGGGAATCCGACGACTATTGCCGCAACCGGCTGGGGCTCGATGGCCCGCTGGGATCGATCGATCCGTCGAAGCTCAACGTCTACGGCTCCAGTCTCGCGGCGGGTCATCCCTTCGCGGCGACCGGTGCGCGCATCGTCGCCACCCTGGCGAAGATGCTCGAGCAGAAGGGCTCGGGCCGCGGCCTGATTTCCATCTGTACTGCGGGCGGCATGGGCGTCACGGCGATCCTCGAACGTCCCTGA
- the ntrC gene encoding nitrogen regulation protein NR(I) — MSEIWIADDDRGVRFVLAEALRDAGHTVREFSAGDAVRAALAEGRPGLLVTDVRMPGEDGLRLLEDLTRRNIGPVIVMSAYTDVATTAAAYRAGAADYLAKPFDLDMAVEAVERTLAAAHEEVIVPAGRVDAHSLLGESPAMREVFRLIGRVSASDLNVLITGETGTGKELVARALHEESARSGKPYVALNTAAIPAELLESELFGHEAGAFTGAQRRHAGRFEQAEGGTLFLDEIGDMPIALQTRLLRVLAGGEFYRVGGRELMRGNVRIIAATHQDLDARVAAGLFRADLKHRLDVVRIALPSLRQRRGDIPVLARHFLAQAAAELKLPPKRFSRGAMKLVEQRDYPGNVRELENLCRRLAVIAPGSEILAGDLGVLPARETRSSEWTDALRIWAQDALAQGEVDVHARARDALDKTLLQAALIANDGHRQHAAAALGVGRNTLTRKLGASRKRRPSNG; from the coding sequence ATGAGTGAGATCTGGATCGCCGACGACGATCGCGGCGTGCGCTTCGTGCTCGCCGAAGCCCTGCGTGACGCGGGGCATACGGTGCGCGAATTCAGCGCGGGTGACGCCGTGCGTGCTGCGCTGGCCGAAGGCCGGCCGGGCCTGCTGGTGACCGATGTGCGCATGCCGGGCGAAGACGGCCTGCGTCTGCTCGAAGACCTCACCCGGCGCAATATCGGCCCGGTGATCGTCATGAGCGCCTATACCGACGTCGCCACCACAGCGGCGGCGTATCGCGCAGGCGCTGCCGACTATCTGGCTAAACCGTTCGATCTCGACATGGCCGTGGAGGCAGTGGAGCGCACGCTCGCCGCGGCGCACGAAGAAGTGATCGTGCCTGCCGGTCGTGTGGATGCGCATTCGCTGCTTGGCGAAAGCCCCGCGATGCGTGAGGTGTTCCGCTTGATCGGCCGCGTGTCGGCGAGTGACCTCAATGTCCTGATTACCGGCGAGACAGGCACGGGTAAGGAGCTGGTCGCACGCGCGCTGCATGAAGAAAGCGCGCGCAGCGGCAAGCCGTATGTCGCCTTGAACACGGCCGCGATTCCCGCCGAACTGCTCGAAAGCGAACTGTTCGGTCACGAGGCGGGCGCCTTCACGGGCGCGCAGCGACGCCACGCCGGTCGCTTCGAACAGGCGGAAGGCGGCACGCTTTTTCTCGACGAAATCGGCGACATGCCGATTGCCTTGCAGACACGTCTGTTGCGTGTGCTTGCCGGTGGCGAGTTCTATCGCGTCGGTGGTCGTGAGCTGATGCGCGGTAATGTGCGCATTATCGCGGCAACACACCAGGATCTGGATGCGCGCGTCGCGGCAGGGCTCTTCCGTGCCGACCTGAAGCATCGCCTGGATGTCGTGCGTATCGCTCTTCCATCGCTGCGCCAACGTCGTGGTGACATCCCGGTACTGGCGCGACACTTCCTCGCGCAGGCCGCTGCGGAACTGAAACTGCCACCGAAGCGATTCTCGCGCGGTGCGATGAAGCTGGTCGAGCAGCGCGATTATCCCGGCAATGTGCGCGAGCTCGAGAACCTGTGCCGTCGCCTCGCCGTGATCGCGCCCGGTTCGGAAATTCTCGCCGGTGACCTGGGTGTCTTGCCTGCGCGGGAAACGCGCAGCAGTGAATGGACCGACGCTTTGCGCATCTGGGCTCAGGACGCTCTGGCCCAGGGCGAGGTCGATGTGCATGCGCGCGCCCGCGATGCGCTGGACAAGACCTTGTTGCAGGCGGCACTCATCGCCAACGATGGACACCGGCAGCACGCTGCGGCTGCCCTGGGCGTCGGTCGCAATACCCTCACACGCAAACTCGGCGCCTCGCGTAAGCGACGCCCTTCGAACGGATAA
- a CDS encoding sensor domain-containing protein has product MRLPAPPVNDSPTDWAAYLLERAPAMMAYVDTSLRYRFASPAYAAWMGIEQDGLVGRRLDEVIAPAVYARIEPGVTAALAGDPVIADREIRRDDGKCYAQATFTPDIDDDGAIRGVSILLADISGRHVLEARLKESERRFSQAFRHAAIGMALVLPNGRWLQVNEALCTMLGYTDQELLTAAYQDITHPDDLATDLALVQKILQGERASYHLEKRYIRRDGRLVHALLTVSLVRDESGEPLYFISQVVDISERKAFEDALFRERELAEVTLKSIGDAVITTDPYLIVTSLNPIAEAMTGWTSHEAVGRPMDDIFQLRDPLTRRPIANPLLTAVTKNTIIGLTTDAILVHRNGFDSPIEDSAAPIHDHAGNVVGGVVVFHDVSETRALALKMAHLAHHDTLTGLPNRALLQSRMEFAVTVAARRNQRAALLFVDIDHFKQINDSMGHAAGDALLQEVARRIRAAVRPDDTVSRLGGDEFVALLPHVDGASDAATVAERVLEACSEAVGVDASALAISFSIGISVYPDDAFDAESLLRNADTAMYEAKMQGRNGYRFFNASMNERNSARVRIEVELRKALARNELSLHYQPKVDVNLGTVVGAEALLRWQVDGEDVYTPEQFIPVAEDCGLIVPIGEWALREACRQAEIWARLYRPLSVSVNVSALQFQHTRFFESLRVVLAETSLHPTLLELELTERTVMEGGDHIADLLHRIKSLGVSLSLDDFGTGYCSLSYLKHFPIDTLKIDRTFIRDVAWDNDSAAIVSAIIAMGAGMNKQVLAEGVESIEQANFLSSAGCPQMQGFLFGKAVPAREFEERIAAVDTGDPRVPQI; this is encoded by the coding sequence ATGCGCCTTCCCGCTCCACCCGTTAACGACTCTCCGACCGACTGGGCGGCCTACTTGCTGGAGCGAGCGCCGGCGATGATGGCCTACGTCGACACCTCGTTGCGCTATCGCTTCGCCAGTCCCGCGTATGCCGCCTGGATGGGCATCGAGCAAGACGGACTCGTCGGGCGCCGTCTCGATGAAGTCATCGCGCCTGCGGTGTACGCCCGCATCGAACCCGGTGTGACCGCCGCGCTTGCCGGCGATCCCGTTATCGCCGATCGCGAAATACGCCGGGACGACGGCAAGTGCTATGCCCAGGCCACGTTCACCCCGGACATCGATGACGACGGCGCGATTCGGGGTGTTTCCATCCTTCTCGCCGACATCTCCGGCCGGCATGTCCTCGAAGCGCGCCTGAAGGAAAGCGAACGGCGCTTCTCGCAGGCCTTCCGCCATGCGGCGATCGGCATGGCCCTCGTACTACCCAACGGCCGCTGGCTGCAGGTGAACGAAGCGCTCTGCACCATGCTCGGCTACACCGATCAGGAATTGCTCACCGCTGCCTACCAGGACATCACGCACCCGGACGACCTTGCGACCGATCTCGCGCTCGTGCAGAAGATACTTCAGGGCGAACGCGCCTCGTATCACCTGGAGAAGCGCTACATCCGTCGCGACGGGCGATTGGTGCATGCACTGCTCACCGTGTCCCTGGTTCGCGACGAAAGTGGCGAACCGCTGTACTTCATCTCGCAGGTCGTGGACATCAGCGAGCGCAAGGCTTTCGAGGACGCGCTGTTCCGCGAGCGCGAACTGGCCGAGGTCACCCTCAAATCGATCGGCGACGCCGTGATCACCACGGACCCGTACCTGATCGTCACCTCGCTCAACCCCATCGCCGAAGCGATGACCGGCTGGACCAGCCACGAAGCCGTGGGCCGACCCATGGACGACATCTTTCAGCTGCGCGACCCACTCACGCGCCGGCCGATCGCGAACCCGCTGCTCACCGCGGTGACCAAGAACACCATCATCGGCCTGACCACCGATGCCATCCTCGTGCACCGCAACGGCTTCGACAGCCCGATCGAGGATTCCGCGGCGCCCATCCACGATCACGCCGGCAATGTCGTCGGCGGCGTCGTGGTGTTTCACGACGTGAGCGAGACCCGTGCGCTCGCGCTGAAGATGGCGCATCTTGCGCACCACGATACGCTCACCGGACTGCCCAACCGCGCGCTGTTGCAATCGCGCATGGAGTTCGCCGTGACCGTCGCGGCGCGGCGTAACCAGCGTGCAGCCCTGCTCTTCGTCGACATCGACCATTTCAAGCAGATCAACGATTCCATGGGCCATGCGGCAGGCGATGCCTTGCTGCAGGAAGTAGCGCGACGTATCCGCGCCGCCGTGCGTCCCGACGACACCGTCAGCCGCCTGGGTGGCGACGAATTCGTCGCCCTGCTGCCCCATGTGGACGGCGCCTCCGATGCGGCCACCGTCGCCGAACGCGTGCTCGAAGCCTGCAGCGAAGCCGTGGGCGTGGATGCCTCGGCGCTCGCGATCAGTTTCAGTATCGGCATCAGCGTGTATCCGGACGACGCCTTCGATGCGGAGTCGCTGCTGCGCAACGCCGACACCGCCATGTACGAAGCGAAGATGCAGGGCCGCAACGGCTATCGCTTCTTCAATGCGAGCATGAACGAACGGAACAGCGCGCGTGTCCGCATCGAAGTCGAACTACGCAAGGCGCTTGCCCGCAACGAACTCAGCCTGCACTACCAACCCAAGGTCGACGTGAACCTGGGCACCGTGGTCGGGGCCGAGGCCCTGCTGCGCTGGCAGGTGGATGGCGAGGACGTCTACACGCCGGAGCAGTTCATCCCCGTGGCCGAGGATTGCGGCCTCATCGTGCCGATCGGCGAATGGGCCTTGCGCGAAGCCTGTCGCCAGGCGGAAATCTGGGCACGTCTCTACCGGCCCCTGTCCGTCTCGGTGAATGTGTCCGCCCTGCAGTTCCAGCACACGCGATTCTTCGAGTCGCTGCGTGTCGTGCTTGCCGAGACCAGCCTGCACCCTACCCTGCTCGAGCTGGAGCTCACCGAGCGCACGGTGATGGAAGGCGGCGACCACATCGCCGACCTGCTGCACCGGATCAAGTCGCTCGGCGTATCACTCAGCCTGGACGACTTCGGCACCGGCTATTGCAGCCTGTCGTACCTGAAGCACTTCCCCATCGACACCTTGAAGATCGATCGCACCTTCATTCGCGATGTCGCCTGGGACAACGACAGTGCCGCCATCGTCAGCGCCATCATCGCGATGGGCGCCGGCATGAACAAGCAGGTGCTCGCCGAAGGCGTGGAAAGCATCGAGCAAGCCAACTTCCTCAGCTCCGCCGGCTGCCCGCAGATGCAGGGCTTCCTGTTCGGCAAGGCCGTGCCCGCTCGCGAGTTCGAAGAACGCATCGCCGCCGTCGACACCGGCGACCCGCGCGTCCCGCAGATCTGA
- a CDS encoding GNAT family N-acetyltransferase — protein sequence MSLYIRRAGIDDADAIAGWNIAMAWETESKALDPATIGRGVRAVFDEPRRGFYLIAELDGVAVGCLLVTYEWSDWRCGDFWWVQSVYVALEARRAGVFRGLYAHVKAMAGGAGAVGVRLYVETENERAQATYAGLGMERCHYYMYEAMLEA from the coding sequence ATGAGTCTCTACATACGCCGCGCAGGCATCGACGACGCCGACGCGATCGCCGGCTGGAATATCGCCATGGCTTGGGAGACGGAGAGCAAGGCGCTCGATCCGGCGACGATCGGTCGTGGTGTGCGCGCTGTCTTCGACGAACCGCGACGCGGGTTCTATTTGATCGCGGAACTCGATGGCGTCGCGGTCGGCTGCCTGCTGGTTACGTATGAGTGGAGCGACTGGCGTTGCGGCGATTTTTGGTGGGTGCAGAGTGTTTACGTGGCGCTAGAGGCGCGGCGGGCGGGTGTTTTTCGCGGGCTCTATGCGCATGTCAAAGCCATGGCCGGTGGCGCTGGCGCTGTGGGCGTGCGTTTGTATGTCGAGACGGAGAACGAGCGGGCGCAGGCGACGTATGCGGGGCTTGGTATGGAGCGGTGCCACTACTACATGTATGAGGCGATGCTGGAAGCCTGA
- a CDS encoding energy transducer TonB gives MLALRTSTSLSALGLVIGIAATSWLTALTYERAPATRPLAEVVMPTRLPKPVKAHPLALSPGTAPAAAETAGRPRVHVSVDRTVAAPRVASGSKPEPLVPVYMPSPRYPMTAIRAQREGQVILNVTVTQDGDVTDVSVGRSSGDLDLDHAATDAVRGWRFAAADNRPSRYTADLPIRFELTRL, from the coding sequence ATGCTCGCACTTCGCACCAGTACCTCGCTCAGCGCTCTCGGGCTCGTCATCGGCATCGCCGCGACGAGCTGGCTCACGGCGCTCACCTACGAGCGCGCGCCTGCCACGCGTCCCCTGGCCGAAGTGGTGATGCCGACGCGGCTGCCGAAACCGGTCAAGGCGCATCCGCTGGCGTTGTCTCCGGGCACCGCTCCGGCTGCCGCGGAAACGGCGGGGCGTCCCCGCGTGCACGTGTCGGTCGATCGTACGGTCGCCGCGCCGCGCGTTGCGAGCGGGTCAAAGCCCGAGCCCCTTGTTCCCGTCTACATGCCCTCGCCGCGCTATCCCATGACGGCGATACGTGCGCAACGCGAAGGTCAGGTCATCCTCAATGTCACCGTCACCCAGGACGGTGACGTGACCGACGTCAGCGTCGGCCGCAGTAGCGGCGATCTCGACCTGGATCATGCCGCGACGGACGCCGTCCGCGGCTGGCGCTTCGCGGCGGCGGATAATCGTCCGTCCCGTTACACCGCCGACCTGCCGATTCGCTTCGAACTCACGCGCCTCTAG
- a CDS encoding PA4780 family RIO1-like protein kinase has protein sequence MKTPQGLQPLIDDGIIDDVLRPLKSGKEAAVYVVRSGGDVRCAKVYKDMAHRSFQQRVQYQEGRKVGSSREARAIGKGSKYGRKQQEVAWKNAEVDALYLLRDAGVRVPEPFGYFHGVLVMELVTDADGLSAPRLGEVDVSAEDARAYHAILVRQVVLMLCAGLIHGDLSAYNVLIGPDGPVVIDFPQVVSAAGNNAARTMLLRDVNNLTAYLGRSAPELLDTWYGEEMWALFQAGELRADTELTGHFEPDESEVDLDSIRQSINDAREEALIRQQGREAAEED, from the coding sequence TTGAAGACCCCCCAAGGCCTGCAGCCGTTGATCGACGACGGCATCATCGATGACGTGCTCCGACCCCTGAAAAGCGGCAAGGAGGCGGCTGTCTACGTCGTCCGTAGCGGCGGCGATGTCCGCTGCGCCAAGGTCTACAAGGACATGGCGCACCGTAGCTTCCAGCAGCGCGTGCAGTATCAGGAAGGCCGCAAGGTCGGCAGCAGTCGCGAGGCCCGTGCGATCGGCAAGGGCAGCAAGTACGGCCGCAAGCAGCAGGAAGTCGCCTGGAAGAACGCCGAGGTCGACGCGCTCTATCTGCTGCGCGACGCCGGCGTCCGCGTGCCTGAGCCGTTCGGCTACTTCCATGGTGTGCTGGTGATGGAGCTGGTCACGGACGCCGACGGCCTCTCCGCACCCCGCCTGGGCGAGGTCGATGTCAGCGCCGAAGACGCTCGGGCATACCACGCGATCCTGGTGCGGCAGGTCGTGCTGATGCTGTGCGCCGGTCTGATTCATGGCGATCTTTCCGCCTACAACGTCCTCATCGGGCCGGATGGCCCGGTGGTGATCGATTTTCCGCAGGTGGTCAGCGCGGCGGGCAACAATGCGGCGCGCACTATGCTGCTGCGTGACGTTAACAACCTCACTGCTTACCTTGGGCGTTCGGCACCTGAGTTGCTGGACACGTGGTATGGCGAGGAGATGTGGGCGCTGTTCCAGGCCGGTGAACTGCGTGCCGATACGGAACTGACGGGGCATTTCGAGCCGGATGAGTCTGAGGTCGACCTCGATAGCATTCGGCAGTCGATTAATGATGCTCGGGAAGAGGCGTTGATTCGTCAGCAGGGGCGTGAGGCGGCGGAAGAGGACTAG
- the glnL gene encoding nitrogen regulation protein NR(II) — MHAPDQADLLTLLGTGLAVVDADLRVNWLNPALGEVLDVGPRTAVGQPLHALMREASLAAQLERCLLERRPFNLRGVVFGVARGREITADLSMQPLDDGRLLVEVHPLAPELSAAAGTPLSATLRGFAHEVKNPLAGLRGAAQLLERRVGDNDLRQLAGMVIAEADRLAALADGLLRHRGAARLGPVNVHELLERLEGLVGAEADALRVRHDYDPSLPDSVGDTDRLLQVLLNLTRNASEASATTITLRTRVEHGARLGERTVRAALRIDVIDDGPGVPDELRDSLFQPLVSGRPDGTGLGLALSREIALEHGGDLRFTSRPGETVFSLYLPMERHHE, encoded by the coding sequence ATGCACGCACCAGATCAGGCTGACCTTTTAACCCTCCTCGGTACCGGCCTAGCCGTCGTCGATGCCGACCTACGCGTCAACTGGCTCAACCCCGCCCTGGGCGAGGTACTCGACGTCGGCCCCCGCACGGCCGTCGGCCAGCCCCTGCACGCCCTGATGAGGGAGGCCTCACTGGCCGCGCAGTTGGAGCGCTGTCTTCTCGAGCGCCGCCCCTTCAACCTCCGCGGCGTCGTTTTCGGCGTGGCACGAGGCCGCGAGATCACCGCGGACCTCTCCATGCAGCCCCTGGACGACGGCCGGCTCCTGGTCGAGGTACACCCGCTGGCGCCCGAACTCAGCGCCGCCGCAGGTACGCCCCTCTCGGCCACGCTCCGCGGCTTCGCCCACGAAGTAAAGAACCCGCTGGCCGGCCTGCGCGGCGCGGCCCAGCTCCTCGAACGCCGCGTAGGCGACAACGATCTCCGCCAGCTCGCCGGCATGGTGATCGCAGAGGCCGATCGTCTGGCCGCACTCGCAGACGGCCTTCTGCGCCATCGCGGCGCCGCCCGCTTGGGTCCGGTCAACGTCCATGAGCTGCTGGAACGCCTCGAAGGCCTGGTCGGTGCCGAAGCCGACGCCTTGCGCGTCCGCCACGACTACGACCCCAGCCTGCCGGACAGCGTCGGCGACACCGATCGCCTGCTCCAGGTACTCCTCAATCTCACCCGCAACGCCAGCGAAGCCAGCGCGACGACGATCACGCTGCGCACTCGTGTCGAGCACGGCGCGCGCCTGGGCGAGCGCACCGTGCGTGCCGCCCTTCGCATCGACGTGATCGATGACGGCCCGGGTGTGCCCGACGAGCTTCGTGATTCGCTTTTCCAGCCGCTGGTGTCGGGCCGTCCCGATGGCACGGGCCTCGGCCTGGCGCTATCGCGGGAGATCGCGCTCGAGCACGGCGGTGACCTGCGCTTTACCAGTCGCCCCGGTGAAACGGTGTTCTCCCTGTACCTTCCGATGGAGCGGCACCATGAGTGA
- a CDS encoding delta-60 repeat domain-containing protein, which yields MISNTMKISFGMAIGAIGAFAAPAQAASLDPTFGSAGIATAAFGSYGAAARVAIQPDGRIVTVGQDSLGDFVMARHTTSGALDTSFNGTGTVVTSPPGSCPGQARALALQDDGKIVVAGTSCPNFTSTRNFTLYRYNTDGSLDGTFGSAGKATVSFSAGISEAFAVAVKGDSIWVAGYAGSDFALARLTSGGTLDFSFGSGTGKVTTAIGTSSSTAVGIVIQADGKPVLAGSATNSGYVFALTRYSTNGALDTTFGAGGKVLTSVGAGAADHVSALAIQGDGKIVAAGYGASTNNGYYRFAAVRYTSTGALDSSFGSGTGKVLTAIGSGDAIGRDVAIDANGGIIVGGYSTAGSYRQFTLNRYDSFGNQDYSFGPVITPVGSANAGAQGLAIQSDGKIILAGYGNSPTTFVLARYQ from the coding sequence GTGATCAGCAACACGATGAAGATATCGTTTGGCATGGCCATCGGCGCCATCGGCGCCTTTGCGGCACCCGCCCAGGCCGCATCGCTGGACCCCACGTTCGGCTCGGCAGGCATCGCGACCGCTGCCTTCGGCAGTTATGGTGCCGCCGCTCGGGTGGCGATCCAACCCGACGGACGGATTGTCACCGTTGGCCAGGACTCCCTCGGTGACTTTGTCATGGCACGCCATACAACGAGTGGCGCGCTGGATACGAGCTTCAATGGCACGGGCACGGTCGTTACCTCACCGCCTGGCAGCTGCCCGGGACAGGCGCGGGCGCTCGCCCTGCAGGACGATGGGAAGATCGTCGTTGCAGGCACCTCGTGCCCGAACTTCACCTCCACCCGCAACTTCACCCTTTATCGCTACAACACGGACGGTTCGCTGGACGGCACCTTTGGCAGCGCGGGCAAGGCGACCGTCAGTTTCTCCGCGGGAATCTCGGAGGCCTTCGCCGTGGCCGTCAAGGGTGACTCGATCTGGGTGGCGGGCTACGCAGGCTCTGACTTTGCGCTCGCGCGTCTTACCAGCGGCGGGACGTTGGACTTCAGCTTCGGAAGCGGCACGGGTAAAGTCACCACGGCGATCGGTACCAGCTCTTCCACCGCCGTCGGCATTGTCATTCAGGCTGACGGCAAACCCGTGCTAGCCGGGTCTGCGACGAACTCTGGCTACGTGTTCGCGTTGACGCGGTACTCCACGAATGGCGCGCTGGACACCACGTTCGGTGCCGGCGGTAAAGTCCTGACCAGCGTGGGTGCCGGCGCGGCCGACCACGTCTCGGCGTTGGCAATTCAAGGCGATGGCAAGATCGTCGCCGCCGGCTACGGCGCCAGCACGAACAACGGTTACTACCGTTTTGCGGCCGTTCGCTACACAAGTACCGGCGCACTGGATAGCAGCTTTGGATCCGGTACCGGCAAGGTCCTTACGGCCATCGGTAGCGGTGACGCGATCGGCAGGGATGTCGCTATCGACGCCAACGGAGGAATCATCGTCGGCGGCTACTCCACGGCAGGTAGCTACCGTCAGTTCACCTTGAATCGCTACGACTCGTTCGGCAATCAGGACTACAGCTTCGGACCGGTGATCACGCCCGTCGGCAGCGCAAACGCTGGTGCCCAAGGGCTCGCCATACAAAGCGATGGCAAGATTATCCTCGCAGGCTATGGCAATTCGCCGACGACCTTCGTTCTTGCGCGCTATCAATAA